Proteins encoded by one window of Thermodesulfovibrionales bacterium:
- a CDS encoding superoxide dismutase family protein, translating into MGKVMLVMIISLVFAGVAFAEDVIIKVQLVNEAGVGKEIGTITASDGKYGLLLTPQLSDLSPGLHGFHIHEKPDCAHAMKDGKAVPALAAGGHYDPAATGKHEGPYGNGHLGDLPALYVAADGKATLPVLAPRLKVDDLKGRSIMIHAGG; encoded by the coding sequence ATGGGGAAAGTTATGCTCGTCATGATAATCAGTTTGGTTTTCGCGGGGGTTGCCTTTGCCGAGGATGTGATCATCAAGGTACAGTTGGTCAACGAAGCGGGAGTCGGAAAGGAGATCGGCACGATTACGGCATCAGACGGTAAGTACGGACTTCTGTTGACGCCCCAGTTGAGCGACCTGTCACCCGGACTGCACGGATTTCATATACATGAGAAACCCGACTGCGCCCATGCCATGAAAGATGGCAAGGCGGTTCCGGCGCTCGCGGCGGGCGGGCATTATGACCCTGCGGCAACGGGCAAGCACGAGGGGCCTTACGGCAACGGTCATCTCGGTGATCTCCCGGCTCTGTACGTCGCGGCTGACGGAAAGGCGACCCTTCCTGTGCTTGCTCCTCGGCTGAAGGTGGATGATCTCAAGGGGCGTTCCATCATGATACATGCCGGAGGCG
- a CDS encoding ABC transporter ATP-binding protein, giving the protein MLRLENLHTFYGNAEALRGVDLVVKEGEVVCLIGNNGAGKSTTLMSISGVLRPRVGNIYFEQRVINALSPHEIVRMGISQVPEGRRIFPRLTVRENLEMGAYAATGRGSSDRGEQERRLGKVFELFPVLGEREHQLGGTLSGGEQQMLAIGRALMSRPKMLLLDEPSLGLAPIISSRIFKIIREINNEGVTILLVEQNAHAALNLSQRGYVLENGRIAAHGTGEELLRNEQVKRAYLGE; this is encoded by the coding sequence ATGTTGAGACTCGAAAATCTTCACACCTTCTACGGTAATGCAGAGGCCCTTCGGGGCGTCGACCTTGTGGTCAAGGAGGGGGAAGTCGTCTGCCTGATAGGGAATAACGGTGCCGGGAAGTCGACGACGCTCATGAGCATCTCCGGTGTACTCAGACCGAGGGTCGGGAATATCTATTTTGAACAGAGGGTGATAAATGCCCTCTCGCCCCATGAAATCGTGAGGATGGGAATCAGTCAGGTTCCTGAAGGCAGGAGGATATTCCCCCGGCTAACCGTCAGGGAGAACCTCGAGATGGGGGCATATGCGGCTACCGGCAGGGGATCATCGGACAGGGGAGAGCAAGAAAGGCGGTTAGGAAAGGTCTTCGAACTTTTTCCCGTGCTCGGGGAAAGAGAGCACCAGCTTGGCGGCACGCTGAGCGGCGGTGAGCAGCAGATGCTTGCCATCGGAAGGGCCCTCATGTCAAGACCGAAGATGCTCTTACTCGATGAACCCTCCCTCGGGCTCGCACCGATAATATCGAGCAGGATATTCAAGATTATCAGGGAGATCAACAACGAGGGGGTCACGATCCTTCTCGTTGAGCAGAACGCTCATGCGGCACTCAATCTCTCTCAGAGGGGCTATGTGCTCGAAAACGGCAGGATAGCAGCCCACGGCACAGGCGAGGAACTCCTCAGGAATGAGCAGGTCAAGAGGGCTTATCTCGGAGAGTAG
- a CDS encoding ABC transporter ATP-binding protein translates to MYLLEVRGLTKHFGGVRAIEDVSLRIREGSIMSIIGPNGAGKTTLFNCLTGLTKPTRGMVQFFHADIMGLPSYRIASLGIARTFQNIRLFREMSVLDNVLVSQHGKIKTGFIGAVVRGRGFRGEEEAAREKAREYLDLVGLCDLAALPSFNLPYGDQRRLEIARALASEPALILLDEPTAGMNAQETAEIMEIIRRLQKLGKTIALIEHDMKVVMGVSETVVVLDHGVKIAEGSPEAIRNDPMVIEAYLGKKG, encoded by the coding sequence ATGTACCTTTTAGAAGTGCGCGGTCTGACAAAGCATTTTGGCGGAGTCAGGGCGATCGAAGACGTGAGCCTCAGAATACGTGAAGGCTCAATTATGAGCATCATCGGACCGAACGGTGCCGGAAAGACAACGCTCTTCAACTGTCTCACGGGACTTACAAAACCGACCAGAGGGATGGTCCAATTCTTCCATGCCGATATCATGGGTTTGCCGTCATACCGTATCGCCTCACTGGGCATAGCGCGCACATTTCAGAATATCAGGTTGTTCCGGGAGATGTCGGTCCTCGATAATGTGCTCGTGTCGCAGCACGGGAAGATAAAGACCGGGTTCATCGGCGCCGTTGTCAGGGGAAGAGGTTTCCGCGGAGAAGAAGAGGCCGCCAGAGAGAAGGCCAGGGAATATCTCGATCTTGTCGGCCTCTGCGATCTTGCGGCTCTGCCCTCCTTCAATCTCCCCTACGGAGACCAGAGAAGACTTGAGATAGCAAGGGCCCTTGCGTCGGAACCCGCCCTCATCCTCCTCGATGAACCTACTGCCGGGATGAACGCTCAGGAAACGGCGGAGATTATGGAGATCATCAGGAGGCTTCAGAAACTCGGCAAGACGATCGCCCTCATCGAGCATGATATGAAAGTAGTGATGGGAGTTTCCGAAACGGTAGTCGTCCTCGACCACGGCGTAAAGATTGCGGAGGGCTCTCCCGAGGCGATCAGGAACGACCCGATGGTCATCGAGGCGTATCTCGGGAAAAAGGGCTGA